The sequence TTTTACTTAACCTCAGACAATACCATACTACAGTTTCATCAGTTACCTTAGCATTTAAAGAAAATGCTACGTTTAAAGTGGATACCCTCATGCAAATTGTCCCACTTAATGCTGATGTTTTAGCTCTATTTTCAGAAGTCTTAGATCTCGATGAAGGAATTCCCTCGATCCCTAACGTTGAACTTAGCAACGAAATGCAACGGATGTTTAGCTCATCATATGATGAGATTTCTTTAATTAAGTTGTTCCCCAATGGGGAGAAAATCGTTGTTGCCTCTAGTATTCCTCAACGTCTTGGAGAAAATTACCAAAATAAACTCGACATTTCTACCCAAACAGACTTTTCAGCAACATTCAAACAGTCTGAGAACAATCATGAAGTATTCTCAGTCATGCAGGCAAATATTTTTGACAATGACACTCATGAACTTCTAGGGATTCTTTATACAACTCATAACATTGAAAAATTTCTTGAGGATATCCTTGTAAATACCCAAGCATACTTTAATGTAAAAACGGCTCTTTTATCTAAAGAAGGGATCATTTTAAAAGCATCTGATCCCGATTTAAACTTACGTGCTATCTACCCTAACCTTACTGAAAAACAATTTTGTGACACTTTCATGGACAAAAGCACCTGTCCAAAAAATATTTCTTTAAAGCCGATTCCTCTATCCCCACTATCTATAGAACCCAACTTTTTTTCTTTTAAAAATGGGAAAAATGAAACATGGAGCTACCTTGCCCATGTTCCTAATATGGACCTGAGCGTACTTTCATACGGAATAAAAGCTGAGCTCTTTGCCACATTTTGGAAACGCACGTTAATCTATTTCGCGTATTTTCTATGTGTTGTATTAGGAAGTATTATTGCCTATCTCGTTGCGAAACGGCTCTCTCAGCCCATTCGCAAACTTGCCACAGTCATCATACAAACTAGGGAAAACATCCACGCACCCTATAAGGATGATTCTCTAGGGTTTGAGATCAATAGGCTAGGGCATATTTTTAACGCCATGGTGGAAAGTTTAAACCAACAACAAAGCCTGGCTGAAAAAAATTATGAAATAAAAGAAAGTGCTCAAA is a genomic window of Chlamydia psittaci 6BC containing:
- a CDS encoding PP2C family protein-serine/threonine phosphatase, translating into MIPFTKTIGYRLWLACVAAILIPLGINIVLLNLRQYHTTVSSVTLAFKENATFKVDTLMQIVPLNADVLALFSEVLDLDEGIPSIPNVELSNEMQRMFSSSYDEISLIKLFPNGEKIVVASSIPQRLGENYQNKLDISTQTDFSATFKQSENNHEVFSVMQANIFDNDTHELLGILYTTHNIEKFLEDILVNTQAYFNVKTALLSKEGIILKASDPDLNLRAIYPNLTEKQFCDTFMDKSTCPKNISLKPIPLSPLSIEPNFFSFKNGKNETWSYLAHVPNMDLSVLSYGIKAELFATFWKRTLIYFAYFLCVVLGSIIAYLVAKRLSQPIRKLATVIIQTRENIHAPYKDDSLGFEINRLGHIFNAMVESLNQQQSLAEKNYEIKESAQNALHLGEQAQQRLLPNMLPNYPNTELAKAYIPAITVGGDFFDVFIVGEGDHAKLFLIVADASGKGVHACGYSLFLKNMLRSFLSQMPSIKEAIKQTASLFYQNTADSGMFVTLCVYSYNYKTGIVEFYSCGHNPACYLSPNGAVSFLSHRGMALGFLPDIPDIPMASFKPDPGSLIILYSDGITEAHNKALEMFGEERLKNVVKTLVGKSAEDAMHSLILSVKTFVGNCHQHDDITLLILKISDL